The proteins below are encoded in one region of Candidatus Palauibacter soopunensis:
- a CDS encoding Ig-like domain-containing protein encodes MKTPASLAELRLTALLALCAGALAVSPPAVAQEAVSVEIVPGAVSLDVGEEVTLTARVLDAEGNTVDAQVLFFPSFADGRSGSARQSIDVDRATGRIRAVKGGEFLISAIVATARGLRGEAMVSVAFPPLDRIDVTPSGGSTYVGVATRHRATLLDTAEDERDGEIRWSTSDEGVATVDRFGILTAHAPGQVVLQAEAEGIAAEVRYDVRDNPAARLTVSGSAERARTGDVVRFEATVEDAMGGAVGDLPVTWTVMSDPFIEATADIPPAEIDEKGRFVAYFPGVYTVVANVPGRAARTALEVHPRHASQEVTFVGQGQVNNERTSDLWVWEGVDRRDYAITGTHAAAGAVYFWDVTDPASPVLTDSVVVDARTTNDVKVSEDGEICVISREGASNRRNGIVILDCRNPRDVTTISVFDDELTGGVHNLFIHEGHVYAVNNGRRFDVINIEDPASPHRVGRFELDTPGHAIHDIWIVDGIAYTSNWGDGVVLIDVGGGDRGGSPSNPVEIARFRDIGGRTHAAFPYRSPTGRFYVFMGDEAGRPGFDGQDPERTPQFMSGYIHVVDFTDPANPEEVARYEIPEAGSHNMWIEDDKLYAAFYNGGLRVLDISGELKGNLGEQGREVARYMAYDPDGVVANAPFTWGPQIHKGNLFFAEYFSGLWAVKLQPRQELVP; translated from the coding sequence ATGAAGACCCCTGCCAGTCTTGCCGAACTCCGGTTGACCGCCCTTCTCGCACTCTGCGCCGGTGCGCTCGCGGTGAGTCCGCCCGCCGTGGCGCAGGAGGCGGTATCGGTCGAGATCGTGCCGGGTGCGGTGTCGCTCGACGTGGGGGAGGAGGTGACGCTCACGGCGCGCGTCCTAGATGCGGAGGGCAACACGGTCGATGCCCAGGTTCTGTTCTTCCCGTCGTTCGCGGACGGACGGAGCGGGAGCGCGCGGCAGAGCATCGACGTGGACCGGGCGACGGGCCGGATCAGAGCGGTCAAGGGCGGTGAGTTTCTGATCTCCGCCATCGTCGCGACGGCGCGTGGCCTGCGCGGGGAGGCCATGGTGAGCGTGGCCTTTCCGCCGCTCGACCGGATCGATGTGACGCCTTCCGGCGGGTCGACGTATGTCGGCGTCGCGACGCGTCACCGGGCCACGCTGCTCGACACCGCGGAGGACGAGCGTGACGGCGAGATCCGCTGGTCCACCTCCGACGAGGGCGTCGCGACCGTGGACCGCTTCGGCATCCTCACGGCGCACGCGCCCGGACAGGTCGTGCTGCAGGCGGAAGCGGAGGGGATCGCCGCGGAGGTCCGCTACGACGTCAGGGACAACCCCGCCGCTCGCCTGACGGTGTCCGGGAGCGCGGAGCGGGCGCGAACGGGCGACGTGGTGCGTTTCGAGGCGACGGTCGAGGATGCGATGGGCGGCGCGGTGGGCGACCTCCCGGTCACCTGGACCGTGATGTCGGATCCCTTCATCGAGGCGACGGCCGACATTCCTCCGGCGGAGATCGATGAGAAGGGCCGGTTCGTGGCCTACTTCCCCGGCGTGTACACGGTCGTCGCCAACGTGCCCGGCCGCGCCGCGCGCACCGCGCTGGAAGTCCATCCGCGGCACGCCTCGCAGGAAGTCACGTTCGTGGGGCAGGGACAAGTCAACAACGAGCGCACCTCGGACCTGTGGGTGTGGGAGGGAGTCGATCGTCGCGACTACGCGATCACCGGCACGCACGCCGCGGCGGGGGCCGTCTATTTCTGGGATGTGACGGATCCGGCGAGCCCCGTCCTCACGGACTCCGTCGTCGTCGATGCGCGCACGACGAACGATGTGAAGGTGAGCGAGGACGGGGAGATCTGCGTGATCTCGCGCGAGGGCGCCTCGAATCGGCGCAACGGGATCGTCATCCTCGACTGCCGGAACCCGCGGGACGTGACGACGATCTCCGTGTTCGACGACGAGCTCACGGGCGGCGTCCACAACCTCTTCATCCACGAGGGTCACGTGTACGCGGTGAACAACGGGCGCCGCTTCGACGTGATCAACATCGAGGACCCGGCCAGCCCGCACCGCGTGGGCCGGTTCGAACTCGACACGCCGGGGCACGCGATCCACGACATCTGGATCGTGGACGGGATTGCGTACACGTCGAACTGGGGCGACGGGGTCGTGCTCATTGACGTCGGGGGCGGCGACCGCGGTGGCTCGCCGTCCAACCCGGTGGAGATCGCGCGCTTCCGCGACATCGGCGGGCGGACGCACGCGGCCTTCCCGTACCGGAGTCCGACGGGACGCTTCTACGTGTTCATGGGGGACGAGGCGGGGCGCCCGGGCTTCGACGGACAGGACCCGGAACGCACGCCGCAGTTCATGTCGGGCTACATCCACGTCGTCGACTTCACGGATCCCGCGAACCCGGAGGAGGTCGCGCGCTACGAGATCCCCGAAGCGGGCTCGCACAACATGTGGATCGAGGACGACAAGCTCTACGCCGCGTTCTACAACGGCGGGCTGAGGGTGCTCGACATCTCCGGGGAACTGAAGGGGAACCTGGGCGAGCAGGGCCGGGAGGTCGCGCGCTACATGGCGTACGATCCGGACGGCGTGGTGGCGAACGCGCCCTTCACCTGGGGCCCCCAGATCCACAAGGGGAACCTCTTCTTCGCGGAGTACTTCAGCGGGCTGTGGGCGGTGAAGCTCCAGCCGCGCCAGGAACTCGTCCCGTAA
- a CDS encoding (2Fe-2S)-binding protein — MNSVRISARINGIAWSGEVEPRLLLSDFLRAEVGLTGTHVGCEHGVCGACTVQLDGEPVRACLMFAVQVDGHEVTTVEGLAATAPGQAISVEQLHPVQQALHEAHGLQCGFCTPGILMTAEAFLRDNPAPAREEIREAVSGHLCRCTGYHNIVEGVALAAERLAGDGPGADRDGGDP, encoded by the coding sequence TTGAACTCCGTGAGAATATCCGCCCGGATCAACGGCATCGCGTGGTCCGGAGAGGTGGAGCCGCGGCTGCTCCTGTCGGACTTCCTGCGCGCCGAAGTCGGGCTTACGGGCACGCACGTCGGGTGCGAACACGGGGTGTGCGGGGCGTGCACCGTGCAGCTGGACGGGGAGCCCGTGCGGGCCTGCCTCATGTTCGCGGTGCAGGTCGACGGGCACGAAGTGACGACCGTCGAGGGGCTCGCCGCGACGGCGCCGGGGCAAGCGATCTCCGTCGAACAACTGCACCCGGTCCAGCAGGCCCTGCACGAGGCGCACGGTCTGCAGTGCGGCTTCTGCACGCCGGGGATCCTGATGACGGCGGAGGCCTTCCTGCGCGACAACCCGGCGCCTGCGCGGGAGGAGATCCGCGAGGCGGTGTCCGGCCACCTGTGCCGCTGCACGGGCTACCACAACATCGTGGAGGGGGTCGCGCTCGCGGCCGAGCGCCTCGCGGGGGACGGCCCCGGCGCCGACCGGGACGGTGGGGACCCTTGA
- a CDS encoding xanthine dehydrogenase family protein molybdopterin-binding subunit: MSRAGGTWVGARVPRNEDARLLTGRAQFVEDVEPAGALHAAFVRSDLPAGRLRGLDVESARAHPGVHAVFTAADLGPLLRPGSVLVPPPPLEGLVFHARTALPLVRERIRHQGEALAMIVADSRYVAEDAAQLVEADIEPLDPVVDLGRALDDDAPRIHDDLPSNLAAHVRQTKGDYAAARARADLVLERRFSYDRGIGGAIENRAVVAEWDARADRLQVWDTTQAPIPVRNVVAAALGLSESQVRFIAPFVGGGFGPKIMFYAEEILVPWASIQLGRPVKWVEDRYENFFATTQERGQLHEAEIAVTREGRILGVRDIFIHDSGAYDPYGLTIPINTQCTLLGPYRVPSYESEFRVAFTNKPIVTPVRGAGRQHGVFIMERLLDLAARGLGLDPVEIRRRNVIGPDEFPYNHEIMYQDFAPLRYDSGSYEESLEEAVRLVGHETFPRERERSQADGRVVGVGVVNYVEGTGIGPYEGARITVEPGGTVRLATGVGTQGQGHFTAFAQIVADAVGVTPSDVRVVTGDTSDFHWGTGTFASRGAVVAGNAIHAAAQSVREKILRHAAKALEVDPDDLELANGAARVRGAPDLSVDLGALALSANPLRGAVEPGTEPGLEATSYFGPPYGTTANGTHAVVVAVDPETAMVEILRYLVVHDCGTVINPTIVEGQIHGGVAAGIGNAFYEELVFDEFGGTSNASFMDYLLPTSTDVPAIETAHLETPSTLNPLGTKGVGEGGAIPVAAAFAQAVEDALADVAPGLEILDIPLSPGRLFELLRAHREPRPASRSEPAGGPS; this comes from the coding sequence ATGAGCCGGGCGGGCGGGACGTGGGTCGGGGCGCGGGTGCCGCGCAACGAGGACGCGCGGTTGCTGACCGGCCGCGCGCAATTCGTGGAAGACGTGGAGCCGGCGGGGGCGCTGCACGCCGCCTTCGTACGCAGCGACCTGCCGGCCGGACGGCTGCGCGGACTCGACGTGGAGAGCGCGCGGGCGCACCCCGGCGTCCACGCCGTGTTCACGGCCGCCGATCTCGGTCCGCTCCTCCGGCCCGGCTCGGTACTCGTGCCGCCGCCGCCGCTCGAAGGATTGGTGTTCCACGCGCGCACCGCGCTCCCCCTCGTCCGCGAGCGGATCCGGCACCAGGGCGAGGCGCTGGCGATGATCGTCGCGGACAGCCGTTACGTGGCCGAGGACGCGGCCCAGCTCGTGGAGGCCGACATCGAACCGCTCGATCCCGTCGTGGATCTCGGGCGGGCGCTCGATGACGACGCACCGCGGATCCACGACGACCTTCCGTCGAACCTCGCGGCGCACGTCCGGCAGACGAAGGGGGACTACGCCGCCGCCCGCGCGCGGGCCGACCTCGTCCTGGAGCGCCGCTTCTCCTACGACCGGGGGATCGGGGGCGCGATCGAGAACCGGGCCGTCGTGGCGGAGTGGGATGCGCGGGCCGACCGGCTGCAGGTATGGGACACGACGCAGGCCCCCATTCCGGTGCGCAACGTCGTGGCCGCCGCCCTCGGCCTGTCGGAGTCGCAGGTGCGGTTCATCGCCCCCTTCGTGGGCGGCGGGTTCGGCCCGAAGATCATGTTCTATGCGGAGGAGATCCTCGTCCCCTGGGCCTCGATTCAACTGGGGCGACCGGTGAAGTGGGTCGAGGACCGCTACGAGAACTTCTTCGCCACCACCCAGGAGCGCGGACAGCTGCACGAGGCGGAGATCGCGGTGACGCGCGAGGGCCGGATCCTGGGCGTGCGGGACATTTTCATCCACGATTCGGGTGCGTACGACCCCTACGGTCTCACGATCCCGATCAACACCCAGTGCACGCTTCTCGGACCCTACCGGGTGCCGAGCTACGAGAGCGAGTTCCGGGTCGCCTTCACGAACAAGCCGATCGTCACGCCCGTACGGGGGGCCGGCCGGCAGCACGGCGTGTTCATCATGGAGCGGCTGCTCGACCTCGCGGCCCGCGGCCTCGGCCTCGATCCGGTCGAGATCCGCCGCCGCAACGTGATCGGCCCGGACGAGTTCCCCTACAACCACGAGATCATGTACCAGGACTTCGCCCCGCTCCGGTACGACAGCGGGAGTTACGAGGAGTCGCTGGAGGAGGCCGTCCGTCTCGTCGGCCACGAGACGTTCCCGCGGGAACGCGAGCGGTCGCAGGCGGACGGACGCGTGGTCGGCGTCGGCGTCGTCAACTACGTGGAGGGGACGGGCATCGGTCCCTACGAGGGGGCGCGGATCACGGTCGAGCCCGGCGGGACGGTCCGGCTCGCGACCGGTGTGGGCACCCAGGGCCAGGGCCACTTCACCGCCTTCGCGCAGATCGTGGCCGACGCGGTCGGAGTTACGCCGTCCGACGTGCGGGTCGTGACGGGCGACACGAGCGACTTCCACTGGGGAACGGGCACGTTCGCGAGCCGCGGGGCGGTCGTGGCCGGCAACGCGATCCACGCCGCGGCACAGTCCGTGCGGGAGAAGATCCTGCGCCACGCCGCGAAGGCGCTCGAGGTCGATCCCGATGACCTCGAACTCGCCAATGGCGCCGCCCGCGTGCGGGGCGCCCCGGACCTTTCCGTCGATCTCGGCGCGCTCGCGCTGAGCGCCAACCCGCTGCGCGGGGCCGTGGAGCCGGGCACCGAGCCGGGGCTGGAGGCGACCTCGTACTTCGGCCCGCCGTACGGGACGACCGCGAACGGAACGCACGCCGTCGTCGTGGCGGTCGACCCCGAGACGGCCATGGTCGAGATCCTGCGCTACCTCGTCGTGCACGACTGCGGGACGGTGATCAACCCGACGATCGTGGAAGGCCAGATCCACGGCGGCGTCGCGGCGGGAATCGGCAACGCCTTCTACGAGGAACTCGTGTTCGACGAGTTCGGGGGGACGAGCAACGCTTCGTTCATGGACTACCTGCTCCCGACATCGACGGACGTCCCCGCGATCGAGACGGCCCACCTCGAGACGCCTTCAACGCTGAATCCCCTGGGGACGAAGGGAGTGGGGGAGGGCGGCGCGATCCCGGTCGCGGCCGCCTTCGCGCAGGCCGTCGAGGATGCGCTGGCGGACGTCGCTCCGGGACTGGAGATCCTCGACATCCCGTTGAGCCCCGGCCGTCTGTTCGAACTTCTGCGGGCGCACCGCGAGCCACGGCCGGCGTCGCGTTCGGAGCCGGCGGGAGGGCCGTCGTGA
- a CDS encoding xanthine dehydrogenase family protein subunit M: MKPPAFEYVAAADLDEALETLAEPSLETRPLAGGQSLVPMLNFRLAAPERLVDLNGIEELSRIEETGDGGLRLGAMVRHRQLESDPLVARRVPLLAEAAPFIAHPQIRSRGTVGGSVAHADPAAELPAVLLTLGARVRIVRRSRGGEPGSRVERTLDLDDFFLGPFFSALEPDELLTAIDVPPSAPGEGTAFDEVARRRGDYALAGVAARVRLNSGGVCEDAAISLVNGGSTPCLMREAAQALVGAEPTLEALEAAAATCAETSEPAADMHASEAYRRHLIRVLTKRVLSRAADRART, from the coding sequence GTGAAGCCGCCGGCTTTCGAGTACGTGGCGGCGGCCGACCTCGATGAGGCGCTGGAGACGCTCGCGGAACCGTCGCTCGAGACGCGGCCTCTCGCGGGCGGACAGAGCCTCGTGCCGATGCTCAACTTCCGTCTCGCGGCGCCGGAACGTCTCGTGGACCTGAACGGGATCGAAGAGTTGTCGCGAATCGAAGAGACGGGGGACGGAGGGCTGCGTCTCGGCGCCATGGTCCGGCATCGCCAACTGGAGTCCGATCCGCTCGTCGCGCGGCGGGTCCCGCTCCTGGCGGAGGCGGCGCCCTTCATCGCACACCCCCAGATCCGCTCGCGGGGCACCGTGGGCGGATCCGTGGCGCACGCCGATCCGGCCGCGGAACTGCCCGCCGTCCTCCTCACGCTCGGGGCGCGGGTCCGGATCGTGCGCCGCTCACGGGGCGGAGAGCCCGGCTCCAGGGTGGAGCGGACCCTCGATCTGGACGATTTTTTCCTCGGCCCGTTTTTCTCCGCGCTCGAGCCCGATGAACTCCTCACGGCCATCGACGTGCCTCCGTCCGCCCCGGGAGAAGGGACGGCCTTCGACGAGGTGGCCCGGCGCCGGGGCGACTACGCCCTCGCCGGCGTGGCGGCGCGCGTGCGGCTGAACTCCGGCGGGGTGTGCGAAGACGCCGCCATCTCGCTCGTGAACGGGGGATCCACCCCCTGTCTGATGAGAGAAGCCGCGCAGGCGCTCGTCGGCGCCGAGCCGACGCTCGAAGCGCTCGAAGCCGCCGCGGCCACGTGCGCGGAGACGTCCGAACCCGCCGCCGACATGCACGCGAGCGAGGCGTACCGCCGACACCTGATCCGCGTGCTGACGAAGCGCGTGCTGTCGCGCGCGGCGGATCGCGCCCGGACTTGA
- a CDS encoding acyl-CoA synthetase, producing MTGPALFHPSAERSDRVAVLSGGAARTYGELEAQSRRQARHLLADADAADLDGARVGFLMEPGFDYVVTQWAIWRAGGIAVPLCPDHPAPEIEYVIDDADCAALIGAGGTGRRIEGPAQARGIPFHDAADSDAGFSASDPPDPRPLPPVGTNRPAMILYTSGTTGRPKGVVTTHGQIEAHIRSLLDAWRWGRDDRVLHVLPLHHTHGIVNALCCPLYAGATVEFAGPFNPAGVWERLASDDITVFMAVPTIYAKLLRAWDAADGSTRRRWSRGAGALRLMVSGSAALPVRVFERWEEITGHRLLERYGMTEIGMGLSNPYDGERRPGTVGQPLPGVGLRLVRPATGRVLAEGTEALEPGESGEIRIRGAMVFSEYWRRPEETAAAFVDGWFRTGDEAVLEDGYYRLLGRRSVDILKSGGYKISAVEIEELLRTHPAVRDCAVVGIPDDDWGERIAAAVVPEPGTASQSDSLPERLDPWVRERLARYKVPRAWLCVGDLPRNAMGKVRKPAVQALFDIPSAPS from the coding sequence TTGACCGGCCCCGCGCTCTTCCACCCGTCTGCGGAGCGGTCGGATCGGGTCGCCGTGCTCTCGGGTGGCGCGGCCCGCACGTACGGCGAACTCGAAGCGCAATCGCGGCGGCAGGCCCGACATCTCCTTGCCGACGCCGATGCCGCCGATCTGGACGGGGCCCGGGTCGGTTTCCTCATGGAGCCGGGATTCGACTACGTCGTCACCCAGTGGGCCATCTGGCGCGCCGGCGGGATCGCCGTCCCCCTCTGCCCGGACCATCCCGCGCCCGAGATCGAATACGTGATCGACGACGCGGACTGCGCCGCGCTCATCGGGGCCGGAGGGACGGGACGTCGCATCGAGGGCCCCGCGCAGGCGCGCGGCATCCCGTTCCACGACGCAGCCGACTCGGACGCGGGCTTCTCCGCGTCCGACCCGCCCGACCCGCGTCCGCTGCCGCCGGTCGGGACGAATCGGCCGGCAATGATCCTCTATACCAGCGGCACGACCGGACGTCCCAAAGGGGTCGTGACGACGCACGGCCAGATCGAGGCGCACATCCGGTCGCTGCTCGACGCGTGGAGGTGGGGGCGCGACGACCGCGTCCTCCACGTCCTCCCCCTCCACCACACGCACGGGATCGTCAACGCGCTCTGCTGTCCGCTCTACGCGGGGGCCACGGTGGAGTTCGCCGGGCCGTTCAATCCGGCAGGCGTCTGGGAGCGGCTCGCCTCGGACGACATCACCGTGTTCATGGCCGTGCCGACGATCTACGCCAAGCTCCTGCGAGCCTGGGATGCCGCGGATGGCTCGACGCGCCGGCGATGGTCGCGGGGCGCGGGCGCGCTCCGGCTCATGGTGTCGGGGTCGGCGGCTCTCCCCGTGCGCGTGTTCGAGCGCTGGGAGGAGATCACGGGGCACCGTCTCCTCGAGCGCTACGGCATGACGGAGATCGGCATGGGGCTCTCGAATCCGTACGACGGCGAGCGGCGGCCGGGCACCGTGGGCCAGCCTCTTCCCGGCGTCGGCCTGCGTCTCGTGCGCCCGGCCACGGGGCGCGTGCTCGCGGAAGGCACGGAAGCCCTGGAACCGGGAGAATCGGGCGAGATCCGGATCCGCGGCGCCATGGTGTTCTCCGAATACTGGCGGCGTCCCGAAGAGACGGCGGCCGCCTTCGTCGACGGGTGGTTCCGGACCGGAGATGAGGCGGTCCTCGAGGACGGCTACTACCGTCTTCTGGGGCGCCGCTCCGTCGACATCCTCAAGAGCGGCGGCTACAAGATCTCGGCGGTCGAGATCGAGGAACTGCTGCGCACGCACCCGGCGGTGAGGGACTGCGCCGTCGTCGGAATCCCGGACGATGACTGGGGCGAGCGGATCGCCGCCGCGGTCGTCCCCGAGCCCGGCACGGCGTCGCAATCGGACTCGCTCCCCGAGCGGCTGGATCCGTGGGTCCGGGAGCGGCTCGCGCGCTACAAGGTGCCCCGCGCCTGGCTCTGCGTCGGAGACCTGCCGCGGAACGCGATGGGCAAGGTGCGGAAGCCCGCCGTGCAGGCCCTCTTCGACATCCCGTCCGCGCCGTCGTGA
- a CDS encoding cyclase family protein, producing the protein MKLYDLSQPLNQDCFFWPYYPPFEVKYIKRKVEHGVNAQYIQTSNHMGTHLDAPRHFVTNGMTIDEIPLEWLYGDGVIVDLRDEMSDLAVYTPEMIESRVEIRDGDLLILHTGWERFAQFGADANEERYVHTHPGAHPDMVQWLIDRKIKVWGVDVISTDHPMNLPIGRFLGKGTFGHCDRVRAMAEKVFGGAEAVEELFPEEHYQLTHNALFPHNCMHIENLGGRIAAPELQNRRLTIGCFPWKFKGGEAAFCRVVAFLEE; encoded by the coding sequence ATGAAACTCTACGATCTCTCGCAGCCCCTCAATCAGGACTGCTTCTTCTGGCCGTACTATCCCCCGTTCGAGGTCAAGTACATCAAGCGCAAGGTCGAACACGGCGTGAACGCGCAGTACATCCAGACCTCGAACCACATGGGCACGCACCTCGATGCGCCCCGCCACTTCGTGACGAACGGGATGACGATCGACGAGATCCCCTTGGAGTGGCTGTATGGCGACGGCGTCATCGTCGACCTGCGCGACGAGATGAGCGACCTCGCCGTGTACACGCCCGAGATGATCGAATCGAGGGTGGAGATCCGCGATGGAGACCTCCTGATCCTGCACACGGGCTGGGAGCGCTTCGCCCAGTTCGGCGCCGACGCGAACGAGGAGCGCTACGTCCATACCCACCCCGGCGCGCACCCGGACATGGTGCAGTGGCTCATCGACCGGAAGATCAAGGTCTGGGGCGTGGATGTGATCTCCACGGATCATCCCATGAACCTCCCCATCGGGAGATTCCTCGGAAAAGGCACGTTCGGACACTGCGACCGCGTGCGGGCAATGGCCGAAAAGGTGTTCGGCGGGGCCGAGGCCGTGGAGGAACTGTTTCCCGAGGAGCACTATCAGCTCACGCACAATGCGCTCTTCCCGCACAACTGCATGCACATAGAGAACCTCGGCGGCCGGATCGCCGCTCCGGAACTGCAGAACCGGCGGCTCACCATCGGGTGCTTCCCCTGGAAGTTCAAGGGAGGAGAAGCCGCCTTCTGCCGCGTGGTGGCGTTCCTCGAGGAATAG
- a CDS encoding serine hydrolase domain-containing protein, with amino-acid sequence MTIANRARTNASPLLSLLLSFGFLSQAAAPLEAQSLSWEGLLDYMEQIRNDNDLPGLSVAVAVDGEIVFSEGVGVAELDNRTPATGRTVHNVGSVSKVLAVVGLMQLVEQGKVDLDATLQTYMPWYPERAFPITVRHILTHTSGIRHYNGVEFGPHDLLSLRHYDTFEEATELWRDDPLAYDTDSGWMYSSHAHNLQHGIVEAASGMDYEEYLKRYVWEPAGMFATQFDVPSRVVQNRGRGYVRGESGRFINAPPEDPSYKYAGGGIISNVEDLVRFAIAINDGRLLAPETVAEMHRPQLEPGIREIDPSSPDGLGDPIAHEQALAWFIRTDPKGRRYPSHTGTVKGTRSFLANFDDYGVVVALQTNALPFDSARYGEAIAQMFLP; translated from the coding sequence ATGACGATCGCCAACCGTGCGCGGACGAACGCATCGCCGCTGCTGTCGCTCCTTCTGTCGTTCGGTTTCCTGTCGCAGGCCGCGGCCCCGCTGGAGGCGCAGAGCCTCTCATGGGAGGGACTGCTCGACTACATGGAGCAGATCCGCAACGACAACGACCTTCCCGGGCTGTCCGTCGCGGTGGCGGTGGACGGGGAGATCGTCTTCTCCGAGGGCGTGGGCGTCGCCGAATTGGACAACCGCACGCCGGCAACAGGCCGGACCGTCCACAACGTGGGATCGGTGTCGAAAGTGCTGGCCGTGGTCGGTCTCATGCAGCTCGTCGAGCAGGGGAAGGTGGATCTCGACGCGACGCTCCAGACGTACATGCCCTGGTATCCGGAGCGGGCCTTCCCGATCACGGTGCGCCACATCCTCACGCACACCTCCGGCATCCGGCACTACAACGGCGTCGAGTTCGGCCCTCACGACCTGCTCAGTCTGCGGCACTACGACACCTTCGAGGAGGCGACGGAGCTGTGGCGCGACGACCCCCTTGCCTACGACACCGACTCCGGGTGGATGTACTCCTCGCACGCGCACAACCTCCAGCACGGGATCGTCGAGGCGGCCTCCGGAATGGACTACGAGGAATACCTCAAGCGCTACGTGTGGGAGCCGGCGGGGATGTTCGCCACCCAGTTCGACGTCCCGTCGCGGGTGGTGCAGAACCGCGGCCGCGGCTACGTCCGGGGCGAGTCCGGCCGCTTCATCAACGCCCCGCCGGAGGATCCGAGCTACAAGTACGCCGGCGGCGGCATCATCTCGAACGTGGAAGACCTCGTCCGCTTCGCGATCGCGATCAACGACGGGCGCCTGCTCGCGCCGGAGACCGTGGCCGAAATGCACCGGCCGCAACTCGAGCCGGGGATTCGGGAGATCGATCCGTCGTCGCCGGACGGACTGGGCGATCCGATCGCGCACGAACAGGCGCTCGCATGGTTCATCCGCACGGATCCGAAGGGACGCCGCTATCCGAGCCACACGGGAACGGTGAAGGGGACGCGGTCCTTCCTGGCGAACTTCGACGACTACGGCGTCGTCGTCGCGCTCCAGACGAACGCGCTCCCCTTCGACTCGGCGAGGTACGGGGAAGCGATCGCCCAGATGTTCCTGCCTTAG
- a CDS encoding amidase family protein: protein MTEHRDPALLAAREQARRIRAGALSAADLLRACLTRVERHNGELNAVVTLNPAAEAEAAAVDAALADGTDPGSLAGLVVGIKDVTETADLRTTYGSPLFAEHVPKEDALVVRRLREAGAVILGKTNTPEFAAGGNTWNEVFGVTRNPWNPALSAGGSTGGGAVALATGMISLAQGTDLGGSLRIPASFCGIAGLRPTPGLVPTVPAAYLWDDLQSTGLMARDPEDVAFGLRAISGSDPASPVCAPEPPWPEPGTADLAGGRWAYCGDIARIGIDSGVEAACREALASLRSAGAQVEETDLDLSWAWDAFLVLRGHWFVSHFEAELHRIDAFGPNVSANLRSGLSLTPAEIGAAENVRRRVRQELLALLERYDALLTPCMAIPPFPAEQNFPETVGERPMKTYVDWIAPTFLLSMPGLPIACVPAGLDSAGLPVGLQVVGPPRGEGQVLAIGSAIGRARPIGLPPVVADD, encoded by the coding sequence GTGACGGAACACCGCGATCCGGCGCTGCTGGCGGCCCGGGAACAGGCCCGGCGCATCCGCGCGGGCGCGCTCAGCGCGGCCGACCTGCTCCGCGCCTGCCTGACCCGCGTCGAACGGCACAACGGGGAACTCAACGCGGTCGTCACCCTGAACCCCGCCGCGGAGGCGGAGGCGGCCGCGGTCGACGCGGCCCTCGCGGACGGCACGGATCCGGGATCCCTCGCGGGGCTCGTCGTCGGCATCAAGGACGTGACCGAGACGGCGGACCTGCGCACGACGTACGGCTCGCCGCTCTTCGCGGAGCACGTGCCCAAGGAGGATGCGCTCGTGGTGCGCCGCCTGCGCGAGGCCGGCGCGGTGATCCTTGGCAAGACGAATACGCCGGAGTTCGCGGCGGGCGGAAACACCTGGAACGAAGTTTTCGGCGTGACTCGGAATCCGTGGAATCCCGCCCTCAGCGCGGGGGGGTCCACGGGAGGCGGAGCCGTCGCTCTCGCGACGGGAATGATCTCGCTCGCGCAGGGCACCGATCTCGGCGGCTCGCTGCGGATCCCGGCCTCGTTCTGTGGAATCGCGGGCCTTCGCCCCACGCCGGGGCTCGTCCCGACAGTGCCGGCGGCCTACCTGTGGGATGACCTGCAGTCGACCGGTCTGATGGCACGGGACCCCGAGGACGTCGCTTTCGGGCTCCGCGCGATCTCGGGATCCGATCCGGCCTCGCCGGTCTGCGCTCCCGAGCCGCCCTGGCCGGAACCCGGCACCGCCGATCTCGCCGGAGGCCGCTGGGCGTATTGCGGTGACATCGCGCGCATCGGAATCGACAGTGGCGTGGAGGCGGCATGCCGCGAGGCGCTGGCGTCGCTTCGCTCGGCGGGCGCGCAGGTCGAGGAGACGGATCTCGACCTCTCCTGGGCGTGGGATGCGTTTCTCGTCCTCCGCGGGCACTGGTTCGTGTCCCATTTCGAGGCGGAACTTCACCGGATCGACGCCTTCGGGCCCAACGTATCGGCGAATCTCCGCTCCGGACTTTCTCTGACCCCGGCCGAGATCGGGGCGGCCGAGAACGTGCGCCGCCGGGTGAGACAGGAGCTTCTCGCCCTCCTCGAACGCTACGACGCGCTCCTGACGCCGTGCATGGCGATCCCGCCCTTCCCGGCGGAGCAGAACTTTCCGGAGACGGTCGGAGAGCGGCCGATGAAGACGTACGTGGACTGGATCGCCCCGACCTTCCTGCTCTCGATGCCCGGTCTGCCCATCGCCTGCGTCCCGGCGGGTCTGGATTCGGCGGGGCTGCCGGTCGGGCTGCAGGTCGTCGGGCCTCCGCGCGGGGAGGGGCAGGTGCTTGCGATCGGATCCGCCATCGGCAGGGCACGCCCCATCGGCCTGCCGCCAGTGGTCGCCGACGACTGA